From the genome of Psychroserpens ponticola, one region includes:
- a CDS encoding cupin domain-containing protein: protein MKRFSEKYIVTKDIEWEVLGGGVSRKFLGYDNQIMMVRVKFDKGALGTPHQHFHTQATFCVSGKFEFEIDGEKQIVEAGDGVYVEPNLLHSAVCLEEGELIDTFSPVREDFLTGDGPSYFGDKES from the coding sequence ATGAAAAGATTTAGCGAAAAGTATATTGTTACAAAAGATATCGAATGGGAAGTACTTGGAGGAGGAGTATCAAGAAAATTCTTAGGTTATGATAACCAAATCATGATGGTAAGAGTAAAATTTGACAAAGGAGCATTAGGTACACCGCATCAACATTTTCATACACAAGCTACCTTTTGTGTTTCTGGTAAATTTGAATTTGAAATTGATGGAGAAAAGCAAATTGTAGAAGCAGGAGATGGTGTGTATGTCGAACCTAATTTATTGCATAGTGCAGTTTGTTTAGAAGAAGGAGAGTTAATTGATACATTTAGTCCAGTTAGAGAAGATTTCTTAACTGGTGATGGACCATCTTATTTTGGTGATAAAGAGTCGTAA